In Candidatus Flexicrinis affinis, the following proteins share a genomic window:
- a CDS encoding glycosyltransferase family 39 protein, which produces MFPYWFELALRPQWALLWMVFGVGLPWAYAALPRRHWRSLPLVLLLSLALGPMAVTAWMFVLGTIGGASETAALTAPAIFAGTAVIAAAGLVVAWIKRRRTMPATHTERAPLALDERMLVILIVAACVLRWIAAVWFPFWQYDPIWVYGYEGKLYTLLGYIPQDIGYYPQFLPLQYAYAQIMTGVLDDHVARAAFPLYHWGSILAAHALGRLAVGRRTGIYLAAIWALYPHVGQWATTGDLEIPQAFAFTGAAAFFLRAWLDARSGDTAARSYAVIAGLFLGIAMWTKPTAGAFILGVGALVAVEAVRVRLDLRRLWPRFQVALWCGVATVPIGALWYARNVLLGHRAIDFPHPFWLTQAQRSGAEFGWPLLAAGLLCAWLLWSPGLRRRPNRRELIAGWLLIGVGVLPSILSPHRMGLLEWVLFGAGAGVLAIHLLPILRHHATAQAQTTVRAVLWGLLLAVPYFVVWFMSYSYHYRLSFAIVPLMIAPVAVIAARWIPPQINVRKIAPLVGIPLLFAALPGLVAPLQNNNGEWDYLWSEKYPDDWRKMDSTNYALWRTVQALKNDIRDRGIEDPVIFAPGLQRLPFFFPLDDVRIDEAPSDLDQLVGVDYYVYTQEARWLYAEFAQPEVNQVTGAMYRSELMTPVASFRDGSFFGQVYYVRGVERRFRIPNNIDVPEVEITWPFGSLLGTRLNGEPMLGGSTPPQVRIFFVASGPAPLEYTLYIHLLDENGNLVTTWDSFPAFGEYAWYSTRLWEPDEVVSHTATLTLPPDVALEPGADYTLRIGWYDFFADSARVPGVLPDGTSADGVDLSYVFRAASNE; this is translated from the coding sequence ATGTTTCCGTACTGGTTTGAATTAGCGCTGCGCCCGCAGTGGGCGCTGTTGTGGATGGTCTTCGGTGTCGGGCTGCCGTGGGCGTATGCCGCCCTGCCGCGCCGACATTGGCGCAGCTTGCCGCTGGTGCTGCTGCTCAGCCTCGCGCTCGGCCCGATGGCCGTGACCGCGTGGATGTTCGTGTTGGGGACGATCGGCGGCGCATCCGAGACCGCCGCCCTGACGGCGCCGGCGATTTTTGCTGGGACGGCTGTGATCGCTGCTGCTGGCCTCGTGGTTGCGTGGATCAAGCGCCGGCGGACGATGCCGGCAACGCACACCGAGCGCGCGCCGCTGGCTCTAGACGAGCGCATGCTGGTGATCCTGATAGTGGCGGCGTGTGTGCTGCGCTGGATCGCCGCCGTCTGGTTCCCGTTCTGGCAGTACGACCCGATCTGGGTTTACGGCTACGAAGGCAAGCTGTATACGCTGCTCGGGTATATCCCGCAGGACATCGGCTACTACCCGCAGTTTCTGCCGCTGCAATACGCCTACGCGCAGATCATGACCGGCGTGCTCGACGATCACGTCGCACGGGCCGCGTTTCCGCTGTATCACTGGGGCAGCATACTGGCCGCGCATGCGCTTGGGCGATTGGCCGTCGGCCGTCGCACCGGCATCTACCTTGCCGCGATCTGGGCATTGTATCCGCATGTCGGCCAGTGGGCGACGACCGGCGACCTCGAGATTCCGCAGGCGTTCGCCTTTACCGGCGCGGCGGCATTCTTCCTGCGCGCATGGCTTGACGCACGCAGCGGGGACACTGCTGCGCGGTCGTATGCCGTCATCGCGGGGCTGTTCCTCGGCATCGCCATGTGGACCAAGCCCACGGCCGGCGCGTTCATCCTCGGTGTCGGGGCGCTGGTAGCGGTCGAAGCTGTGCGTGTGCGCCTCGACCTGCGCCGATTGTGGCCGCGCTTTCAGGTCGCGCTGTGGTGCGGCGTCGCCACGGTCCCGATTGGCGCGCTGTGGTATGCGCGCAACGTGCTGCTTGGCCACCGCGCGATCGACTTTCCGCACCCGTTCTGGTTGACTCAGGCGCAGCGGTCGGGCGCGGAATTCGGCTGGCCGCTGTTGGCCGCTGGGCTGTTGTGCGCGTGGCTGTTATGGAGTCCGGGCCTGCGCCGCCGTCCGAACCGCCGCGAGCTGATCGCCGGATGGCTGCTGATCGGCGTGGGGGTACTGCCGAGTATCCTGTCGCCGCACCGCATGGGTTTGCTCGAGTGGGTGCTATTCGGGGCCGGGGCCGGTGTGCTTGCCATCCATCTGCTGCCGATCCTGCGCCATCACGCGACCGCGCAGGCGCAGACGACCGTACGTGCCGTGTTGTGGGGGCTGCTGCTGGCCGTCCCCTATTTCGTCGTGTGGTTTATGTCGTACAGCTACCACTACCGGCTCAGTTTTGCGATCGTCCCGCTGATGATCGCGCCGGTCGCGGTGATCGCCGCGCGTTGGATCCCGCCGCAGATCAACGTCCGCAAGATTGCGCCGCTGGTCGGTATTCCGCTGCTGTTTGCCGCGCTGCCGGGACTGGTCGCGCCGCTGCAGAACAACAACGGCGAGTGGGACTACCTGTGGTCGGAGAAGTACCCCGACGACTGGCGCAAGATGGACTCGACCAACTATGCGCTGTGGCGGACGGTGCAAGCGCTCAAGAACGACATTCGCGACCGGGGCATCGAAGACCCGGTGATCTTCGCGCCGGGACTACAGCGCCTGCCGTTCTTCTTCCCGCTTGACGACGTGCGGATCGATGAAGCGCCGAGCGACCTTGACCAGCTCGTCGGCGTCGACTACTACGTCTACACGCAAGAGGCGCGTTGGCTGTACGCGGAATTTGCACAGCCCGAGGTCAACCAAGTCACCGGGGCGATGTACCGCTCCGAACTGATGACGCCGGTCGCCAGTTTCCGTGACGGGTCGTTTTTCGGGCAAGTATATTATGTGCGTGGCGTCGAACGGCGCTTTCGAATCCCGAACAACATCGACGTGCCGGAGGTCGAGATCACGTGGCCGTTCGGGTCACTGCTTGGTACGCGGCTCAACGGTGAACCGATGCTCGGCGGCTCGACTCCGCCGCAGGTGCGGATCTTTTTCGTCGCCAGCGGGCCAGCACCGCTGGAATACACGCTGTACATCCACCTGCTGGATGAAAATGGCAACCTCGTGACGACGTGGGATTCGTTCCCGGCGTTCGGCGAGTACGCGTGGTACTCGACACGCCTTTGGGAGCCTGACGAGGTCGTCTCGCACACAGCGACGCTCACGCTGCCGCCGGATGTCGCGCTCGAACCCGGCGCCGACTATACCCTGCGCATCGGCTGGTACGACTTCTTCGCCGACAGCGCGCGTGTCCCCGGCGTTTTGCCTGATGGGACCAGCGCAGACGGTGTGGACCTATCGTATGTGTTCCGCGCCGCGTCGAACGAGTAG
- a CDS encoding SPFH/Band 7/PHB domain protein, producing MGDITIGIILVLVIVVFWILFRTFRIVPEYERLVILALGRYAGTRGPGISIVIPLLESAVRVDMRERFLDIPAQTAITLDNAPIDIDFLIYYRVTDPRKAVLEVSDVVSASLNMATTILRAVIGDIELDSVLSQRERINNTLRTKLDEITERWGLKITNVEIREIKPPREVQDAMNRQMTAERERRAVVTRASGEREAAIATAEGDKQSQILRAQGDRESAILRAEGERQSQLLRAQGYAKALEAIYAEARNLDGNTMLLQYLDALRTIGSSPATKFVVPMEVTSMMKDLGGLISGSMTAPGIPNASKAAPASSDPGEALPPELGNS from the coding sequence ATGGGTGACATCACCATTGGGATTATTCTTGTACTTGTCATCGTCGTCTTCTGGATCTTGTTCCGCACGTTCCGGATCGTGCCGGAATACGAACGTCTGGTGATCCTCGCGCTTGGCCGTTACGCCGGCACGCGCGGCCCGGGCATCAGCATCGTGATCCCGCTGCTCGAGTCGGCGGTGCGCGTGGACATGCGCGAACGCTTCCTCGACATCCCGGCACAGACGGCGATCACGCTCGACAACGCGCCGATCGACATCGACTTCCTGATCTACTACCGCGTGACCGACCCGCGCAAAGCGGTGCTCGAGGTCAGCGATGTGGTGAGCGCATCGCTCAACATGGCGACCACCATCTTGCGCGCGGTGATCGGCGATATCGAGCTTGACTCGGTGCTGTCCCAGCGCGAGCGCATCAACAACACGCTGCGCACCAAGCTGGACGAGATCACCGAGCGGTGGGGCCTCAAAATCACCAACGTCGAAATCCGTGAGATCAAGCCGCCGCGCGAAGTGCAGGACGCGATGAACCGTCAGATGACCGCCGAGCGCGAACGCCGTGCCGTCGTCACCCGTGCAAGCGGCGAGCGTGAAGCTGCCATCGCCACCGCCGAAGGCGACAAGCAGTCGCAGATCTTGCGCGCACAAGGTGACCGGGAATCGGCCATCCTGCGCGCCGAGGGCGAGCGCCAGTCGCAGCTGCTGCGGGCGCAAGGGTATGCCAAGGCGCTGGAAGCGATCTACGCTGAGGCACGCAACCTCGACGGTAACACGATGCTGCTGCAATACCTCGATGCGCTGCGCACAATTGGCTCCAGCCCGGCGACCAAGTTCGTCGTCCCGATGGAAGTTACGTCGATGATGAAGGACCTCGGCGGCCTGATCAGTGGCAGCATGACTGCCCCGGGCATACCGAACGCCAGCAAAGCGGCGCCTGCGTCGTCCGATCCCGGCGAAGCCCTGCCGCCCGAGTTAGGCAACAGCTAG